One Frankia alni ACN14a DNA window includes the following coding sequences:
- a CDS encoding MFS transporter has protein sequence MSASAHAQTASPFRQPKAVFAVAFACVVSFMGIGLVDPVLPAISNQLHASPSQVTLLFTSYLVITAVAMLLVGWISSRIGAKRTLIVGLAVIVVFSALAGSASSINGIVGFRAGWGVGNALFIATSLAVIVASASGGFAGAIVLYETALGVGIACGPLLGGVLGEVSWRGPFYGVAVLMAVALLATIVLVEPMPLPARRTGLREPLAALRHRGLLTLSLTALCYNWGFFTLLGYAPFPMHLSAIQLGLVFTGWGVLVAVFAVAGAPWLQARLGLARTLYGNLALFAAVIAVIAIWTTHRAVLIPAVIVTGVFIGVNNTVTTQAVMSVAPVERSIASSAYGFVRFIGGGLAPYAAGKLVDAFNVHVPFYLAAGVVALGIAVLATAHDLLARAEAGQAVEVTAAAPPASLRLEEVEPVAGPARRTIVAAVDGSAVADLVTAAAGRLAGIHGATVDVVHVQEAAVTADAAADVDPVAAAHAGVRRHLDRLRAQGVPVAGHVLLHAADHAAVGRLLAEHARASAARTIVLGAPTRGGGLLDESASRELWRHAQSNIVLVNPAAADEAAPLVSVS, from the coding sequence ATGAGTGCGTCCGCGCACGCGCAGACCGCCAGTCCGTTCCGTCAGCCGAAGGCCGTGTTCGCGGTGGCCTTCGCCTGTGTGGTGTCGTTCATGGGAATCGGGCTGGTCGATCCGGTGCTGCCCGCGATCTCCAACCAGCTCCACGCCTCGCCGAGCCAGGTGACGCTGCTGTTCACCAGCTACCTGGTGATCACGGCCGTGGCGATGCTGCTGGTCGGCTGGATCTCCAGCCGGATCGGCGCGAAGCGGACGCTGATCGTCGGCCTCGCCGTCATCGTCGTGTTCAGCGCGCTCGCCGGCTCCGCGTCGAGCATCAACGGCATCGTCGGGTTCCGGGCCGGCTGGGGGGTCGGCAACGCCCTGTTCATCGCGACCTCGCTGGCGGTGATCGTGGCGTCGGCCAGCGGCGGGTTCGCCGGGGCGATCGTGCTGTACGAGACGGCGCTCGGGGTCGGCATCGCCTGCGGTCCGCTGCTCGGCGGCGTGCTCGGCGAGGTGAGCTGGCGGGGCCCGTTCTACGGCGTGGCGGTGCTCATGGCGGTCGCGCTGCTGGCCACGATCGTGCTCGTCGAGCCGATGCCGCTACCGGCGCGCCGCACCGGCCTGCGCGAGCCGTTGGCCGCGCTGCGCCACCGCGGGCTGCTCACCCTGTCGTTGACCGCGCTCTGCTACAACTGGGGCTTCTTCACCCTGCTCGGGTACGCGCCGTTCCCGATGCATCTGAGCGCCATCCAGCTCGGGCTGGTCTTCACCGGCTGGGGCGTCCTCGTCGCCGTGTTCGCCGTGGCGGGCGCGCCGTGGTTGCAGGCCCGCCTGGGCCTCGCCCGCACGCTCTACGGCAACCTCGCCCTGTTCGCCGCGGTGATCGCAGTGATCGCGATCTGGACGACGCACCGGGCGGTGCTGATTCCCGCGGTCATCGTCACCGGTGTTTTCATCGGCGTGAACAACACCGTCACCACCCAGGCGGTCATGAGCGTCGCCCCCGTCGAGCGGTCGATCGCCTCCTCCGCGTACGGCTTCGTCCGCTTCATCGGCGGAGGTCTCGCCCCCTACGCCGCCGGCAAGCTCGTCGACGCGTTCAACGTCCACGTGCCGTTCTACCTCGCCGCCGGCGTGGTCGCGCTGGGGATCGCCGTGCTCGCCACCGCCCACGACCTGCTGGCCCGCGCCGAGGCCGGGCAGGCGGTGGAGGTCACCGCCGCCGCGCCGCCGGCCTCCCTGCGGCTGGAGGAGGTCGAGCCGGTGGCCGGTCCGGCGCGGCGGACGATCGTGGCCGCCGTCGACGGGTCGGCCGTCGCCGACCTGGTGACGGCCGCCGCCGGCCGCCTCGCCGGCATCCACGGCGCGACGGTGGACGTGGTCCACGTCCAGGAGGCGGCGGTGACCGCGGACGCGGCGGCCGACGTCGACCCTGTCGCGGCCGCGCACGCCGGGGTGCGCCGCCACCTCGACCGGCTGCGGGCGCAGGGGGTGCCGGTGGCCGGGCACGTCCTGCTCCACGCCGCCGACCACGCAGCGGTGGGGCGGCTGCTGGCCGAGCACGCCCGGGCGAGCGCCGCGCGCACGATCGTCCTCGGCGCCCCCACCCGCGGCGGCGGGCTGCTGGACGAAAGTGCCAGCCGGGAACTGTGGCGTCACGCCCAGAGCAACATCGTCCTCGTCAACCCGGCCGCCGCCGACGAGGCGGCTCCGCTGGTCAGCGTGTCCTGA